From Chryseobacterium sp. H1D6B, a single genomic window includes:
- a CDS encoding HAMP domain-containing sensor histidine kinase, with protein MKISLKYYTIKYLIAVLLLIIAVWAALFYAYILDEVYDNVDDGLKNRKIQIIKAVYFDEKLLKNNEFGFNEFKINPIAASEHKEKNRLYNKMYYMEYDDKDQPYRVLETDFIDQFGKYQKLVIRTSTVEQDELVYDLTTALVVLYILLVISIVAVNGFLLQKAMKPFYVILDKLKKYQFGISSSYGSDNYSIKEFDELNVEINEMIERNELVFHQQKQFIENASHELQTPLAVVINKIDLVIQNEDLDKKNLNFFNDIKNDLRRMTGLNKSLLMLSKIENSQFNKTGNVNFNILIHELLKNYEDFIDYKRITVNVVEKETFETLFDSDLAAILMSNLLKNAVKYNEKNGTINIITEKDRIIFQNTGSGILLDRSQIFNRFYKQGSDQSSTGLGLSIIKTIIKQYPGWDIVYQFDEGMHCFIVSKKY; from the coding sequence ATGAAAATTTCCTTAAAATATTATACAATAAAGTACCTGATAGCGGTCTTGCTTCTTATTATTGCTGTCTGGGCAGCATTATTCTATGCCTATATTTTGGATGAAGTTTATGATAATGTAGATGACGGATTGAAAAACAGGAAAATACAAATTATTAAAGCTGTTTATTTTGATGAGAAGTTATTGAAGAATAATGAATTCGGTTTTAATGAATTTAAAATCAATCCCATTGCCGCATCGGAGCATAAAGAAAAAAACAGGCTGTATAATAAAATGTATTATATGGAATATGATGATAAAGACCAGCCGTATAGAGTTTTAGAAACAGATTTTATAGACCAGTTTGGAAAATATCAGAAACTTGTAATAAGAACTTCTACGGTGGAACAGGATGAGCTGGTGTATGATTTGACTACGGCATTAGTGGTTCTGTATATTCTGCTGGTGATAAGCATTGTTGCTGTCAACGGATTTCTGCTGCAAAAAGCAATGAAGCCTTTTTATGTGATCTTGGATAAGCTTAAAAAATATCAGTTTGGAATTTCTTCTTCTTATGGATCCGATAATTATTCAATAAAAGAATTTGATGAACTGAATGTGGAGATAAACGAGATGATCGAACGTAATGAGCTCGTTTTTCACCAGCAGAAACAATTTATCGAAAATGCATCTCACGAACTGCAGACGCCGCTGGCTGTTGTCATCAATAAAATTGATTTAGTTATTCAGAATGAAGATTTAGACAAGAAAAACCTAAACTTTTTTAATGACATCAAAAATGATCTCAGAAGAATGACAGGCCTGAATAAATCCCTGTTAATGCTTTCCAAAATCGAGAACAGCCAATTTAATAAAACCGGAAATGTTAATTTTAATATACTGATTCACGAGCTGCTTAAAAACTATGAAGATTTTATAGATTATAAGAGAATCACTGTGAATGTAGTAGAAAAAGAAACTTTTGAAACGCTTTTTGATTCTGATCTGGCAGCTATTCTTATGTCTAATCTGCTTAAGAATGCGGTAAAGTATAATGAGAAGAACGGAACGATTAATATTATTACAGAAAAAGATAGAATAATCTTTCAAAATACGGGTTCAGGGATTCTGCTGGATAGATCTCAGATCTTTAACCGTTTTTACAAACAGGGTTCGGACCAGAGCTCTACAGGGTTGGGACTTTCTATCATTAAGACTATAATAAAACAATATCCCGGATGGGATATTGTCTATCAATTCGATGAAGGCATGCATTGTTTTATTGTATCAAAAAAATACTAA
- a CDS encoding response regulator transcription factor, which translates to MKILIVEDEPQLRNTVQNFLEAEHFIVEHADNYSAGLEKIISYEYDCILLDIMLPDGSGMDLLKEIKKMHKKDPVIILSAKDSVDDKVNGLEIGADDYLAKPFHLAELMARIKSVIRRKNQDGENRINYKNICVDPDSRKVKIDDKELNLNRKEYDLLYYFIIHPEKTMQKTMLAEAIWGDYIDQADSLDFIYSQIKNLRKKLKTFGAEADFQAVYGIGYKLV; encoded by the coding sequence ATGAAAATTTTAATTGTTGAAGACGAGCCTCAGCTGAGAAATACAGTACAGAATTTTCTTGAAGCTGAACATTTTATAGTAGAGCATGCTGATAATTACAGTGCCGGTCTGGAAAAGATCATTTCTTATGAATATGACTGTATTCTTCTTGATATTATGCTGCCTGACGGAAGCGGAATGGATCTGTTGAAAGAAATAAAAAAGATGCACAAAAAAGATCCGGTTATTATTTTATCTGCGAAAGATTCGGTGGATGACAAAGTAAACGGTCTCGAAATAGGAGCAGACGACTATCTTGCAAAGCCTTTCCATCTTGCTGAATTGATGGCCAGAATTAAATCTGTCATCAGAAGGAAAAATCAAGACGGTGAAAATAGGATCAATTATAAAAACATCTGCGTTGATCCAGACAGCAGAAAAGTGAAAATTGATGATAAAGAATTGAACCTTAACCGTAAAGAATACGATCTGTTATATTATTTCATCATACACCCGGAAAAAACGATGCAGAAGACAATGCTTGCTGAGGCCATCTGGGGAGATTATATAGATCAGGCGGACAGTCTGGACTTCATTTATTCACAAATAAAAAACCTTCGTAAAAAATTGAAAACGTTCGGAGCAGAAGCAGATTTTCAAGCGGTTTATGGGATCGGATACAAATTAGTTTAA
- a CDS encoding sigma-70 family RNA polymerase sigma factor, protein MKSKSDSLLISLYQKGDEGALSALIHRHQRELFTFIFYKINDEDLANDVFQDTFMKIIVMLKEGRYNEEGKFILWAKRIAYNLIIDHFRLKSKNIKVSETTFDTDEYSIFDLIKEPSENIEDQLVTNQIQEDLLKMLQFLPQNQQEVIKLRFFDGLSFKEIADHTDMSINTTLGRVRYALINLRKIMEENNIILTR, encoded by the coding sequence TTATCAGCCCTTATTCATCGTCATCAGAGAGAGCTTTTCACATTTATTTTTTACAAAATTAATGATGAAGACTTAGCCAATGATGTTTTCCAGGATACTTTTATGAAAATTATTGTTATGCTTAAAGAAGGGCGTTACAATGAAGAAGGTAAATTTATTCTTTGGGCGAAAAGAATTGCTTACAATCTTATAATCGATCATTTCAGATTAAAGTCTAAAAATATCAAAGTTTCAGAAACAACTTTTGATACAGATGAATATTCTATTTTCGATTTAATAAAAGAACCTTCGGAGAATATTGAGGACCAGTTAGTAACCAATCAAATTCAAGAGGATTTGTTGAAAATGCTGCAGTTCCTTCCTCAAAATCAACAAGAAGTGATAAAATTAAGATTCTTTGACGGACTTAGTTTTAAGGAGATCGCAGATCATACAGATATGAGTATTAATACTACTTTGGGAAGAGTTCGGTATGCTTTAATCAACCTGAGAAAAATTATGGAAGAAAATAATATTATCCTGACAAGATAA
- the trpS gene encoding tryptophan--tRNA ligase, producing MSRILTGIQATGTPHLGNLLGAIIPAVELSKQPGNESFLFIANLHSLTQIKDAKELKQNTYEIAAAWLACGLDTEKTFFYRQSDIPETCELSWHLSCFFPYQRLTLAHSFKDKADRLQDVNAGLFTYPILMAADILLYDAEVVPVGKDQLQHLEIARDVASRFNNQMGEVLVLPQAELQENTKYVPGTDGRKMSKSMGNIINIFLSDKELKKQVMSIETDSKTLEEPKDPETDKVFAIYELIASPEQTEELRVKYLAGNFGYGHAKTELLNLILTRFAKERETFTYYMTHLDELEAKLQEGAGKTRIIATQTIKRVRESLGI from the coding sequence ATGTCAAGAATTCTTACCGGCATTCAAGCCACCGGAACCCCGCACCTTGGAAACTTATTAGGTGCTATCATTCCTGCTGTTGAACTATCTAAACAGCCAGGAAATGAATCATTTTTATTCATTGCGAATTTACACTCGCTTACACAGATTAAAGATGCAAAAGAATTAAAACAGAACACCTACGAGATTGCTGCGGCTTGGCTTGCTTGTGGATTAGATACCGAAAAAACTTTTTTTTACAGACAAAGCGACATCCCTGAGACCTGTGAACTTTCTTGGCATTTATCATGTTTTTTTCCTTATCAGAGATTAACGCTAGCCCATTCATTTAAAGATAAAGCAGACAGACTTCAGGATGTAAATGCAGGCCTTTTTACGTATCCTATTTTGATGGCTGCAGATATTTTACTGTATGATGCCGAAGTAGTTCCTGTAGGAAAAGATCAGCTCCAGCATTTAGAAATTGCCCGCGATGTGGCTTCCAGATTCAATAACCAGATGGGAGAAGTATTGGTACTTCCTCAAGCTGAGCTTCAGGAAAACACAAAATATGTCCCTGGAACAGACGGACGTAAGATGTCTAAATCTATGGGAAACATTATCAACATCTTTCTTTCCGACAAAGAATTGAAGAAACAGGTAATGAGCATTGAAACAGATTCCAAGACTTTAGAAGAACCAAAAGATCCTGAAACTGATAAGGTTTTTGCTATTTATGAATTGATCGCATCTCCTGAACAGACAGAAGAATTAAGAGTAAAATATTTAGCCGGAAATTTCGGATACGGACACGCTAAGACAGAGCTTTTAAACTTAATCTTAACCCGTTTTGCGAAAGAAAGAGAAACATTTACCTATTATATGACCCACCTTGACGAGCTTGAAGCAAAACTTCAGGAAGGAGCAGGAAAAACAAGGATAATTGCTACTCAAACGATTAAAAGAGTAAGAGAAAGTTTAGGAATATAA
- a CDS encoding ElyC/SanA/YdcF family protein, which yields MKILKNIFKFFLLLIVAGIIFIALTNYTIKKQSRPFLFNSIQTIPEIKTALLLGTGKTLNNGMPNAYFYNRIQAAADLYKSGKIKYIIVSGDNSTKEYNEPEDMQLALMKNGIPEDKIFLDFAGFRTLDSVVRAKEIFGQNKLIIISQKFHNERAVFLARKNGIEAYGYNAEDVNKYAGLKTNLREYIAKAKVYWDLLFGVQPKFGGDKILIP from the coding sequence ATGAAAATTCTAAAAAATATTTTTAAATTTTTCCTGCTTCTTATCGTGGCAGGAATTATTTTTATTGCCCTTACCAACTATACTATTAAAAAACAGAGCAGACCTTTCCTTTTTAATAGTATTCAAACTATTCCTGAAATTAAAACCGCATTGCTTTTAGGAACCGGCAAAACATTAAATAACGGAATGCCCAACGCTTATTTTTATAATAGAATTCAGGCGGCTGCCGATTTATATAAAAGCGGAAAGATAAAATACATTATCGTAAGTGGTGACAACAGCACAAAAGAATATAATGAACCCGAAGATATGCAGCTTGCTTTAATGAAAAACGGCATTCCTGAGGATAAAATCTTTCTTGATTTTGCCGGATTCAGAACACTGGATTCTGTAGTAAGAGCTAAAGAAATTTTTGGACAGAATAAGCTGATCATTATTTCTCAGAAGTTCCATAACGAAAGAGCCGTCTTTTTAGCCCGCAAAAACGGAATTGAAGCATACGGCTATAATGCAGAAGATGTTAATAAATACGCAGGCTTAAAGACTAACCTGAGAGAGTATATTGCAAAAGCTAAAGTCTACTGGGATTTATTGTTTGGAGTACAGCCTAAATTCGGGGGTGATAAAATTTTGATCCCTTAA
- a CDS encoding YjjG family noncanonical pyrimidine nucleotidase, whose protein sequence is MKIQHIFFDLDNTLWDHRKNAYLTIKDLFQKKEISLNYTIDFEEFHEVYHEINESLWEKIRDGLIDKEYLRTHRFFDTFKHFGVEDEELSMYFEEHFLDKILNHNDLVEGAEEILEYLKSKKYPMHIISNGFKEVTERKCILSGISHYFTTITSADSVGVRKPNPKIFEYSLGLSNAAKEESILIGDDWIADVVGAQNFGMDVIFFDVLNENKQEEGLKSIQHLLQIKEYL, encoded by the coding sequence ATGAAAATTCAGCACATTTTTTTTGATCTCGACAATACATTGTGGGATCACCGTAAAAACGCCTATCTTACCATCAAAGATCTTTTTCAAAAGAAGGAAATATCTCTAAATTATACTATTGATTTTGAGGAGTTTCATGAGGTTTATCACGAAATTAACGAAAGCCTTTGGGAAAAAATAAGAGACGGACTAATAGATAAAGAATATTTAAGAACACATCGTTTTTTTGATACTTTTAAACATTTTGGTGTAGAAGATGAAGAACTTTCTATGTATTTTGAAGAGCATTTTTTAGATAAAATTCTTAATCATAATGACCTGGTAGAAGGTGCAGAAGAAATTTTAGAATATTTAAAATCTAAAAAATATCCGATGCATATTATTTCTAACGGTTTTAAGGAAGTTACAGAAAGAAAATGTATACTGTCTGGGATTTCCCATTATTTCACAACGATTACCAGTGCAGATTCTGTAGGCGTAAGAAAACCCAATCCTAAAATTTTTGAATACTCTTTAGGTCTTTCCAATGCCGCAAAGGAAGAGAGCATTTTAATTGGTGACGACTGGATCGCTGATGTGGTAGGAGCTCAAAATTTCGGTATGGATGTTATTTTCTTTGACGTTTTAAATGAAAATAAACAGGAAGAAGGTTTAAAATCAATTCAACATCTTCTGCAGATAAAAGAATATTTATAA
- a CDS encoding PepSY-like domain-containing protein: protein MKNLKKMAEALIFIFLLASNLIYAQDKVISYNQLPKTAKTFLAIHFKGIPAGSVIEDRELFGVDKYKVHLGNGMKVDFDSGGNWKEVDGEHQKLPYGFIPALIKTYVAKNFPNTNIVKIEKERWSYKAELSNGVDLEFDKNGNFKRIDD from the coding sequence ATGAAAAATTTAAAAAAGATGGCCGAAGCATTAATTTTTATATTCTTACTGGCGTCAAACCTTATCTATGCTCAAGATAAGGTGATAAGTTATAATCAGCTTCCAAAAACTGCTAAAACCTTTCTAGCAATTCATTTTAAAGGAATTCCTGCAGGTTCTGTTATTGAAGACAGAGAACTATTCGGAGTTGATAAATACAAGGTGCATTTAGGAAATGGGATGAAGGTAGATTTTGACAGCGGAGGAAATTGGAAAGAAGTAGATGGAGAACATCAGAAACTTCCTTACGGATTTATTCCTGCATTGATTAAGACTTACGTTGCTAAGAACTTCCCTAATACAAATATTGTTAAGATAGAAAAAGAAAGATGGTCTTATAAGGCTGAACTTTCTAATGGTGTAGACCTTGAATTCGATAAAAATGGAAATTTTAAACGGATTGATGATTAA